The Oryza brachyantha chromosome 7, ObraRS2, whole genome shotgun sequence genomic interval ctcgtctcgtcttcGTCTCGCTCTCGTCTACCCCGAGTCCTAGAAAGCGGAAGCCCTCGCGGCCTCGATTCCGGATTCCGGCAGATGGCGGAGCCCAACCCGCAAGTGGTGAGCGCGATTCGTTGGTGTCGGTTCGAATTGATGCTCGTTTGGGGTGGGATTTGATGCTGATTTGGTTCGGATTTgcaggagagggaggtggaggtggagcaggaggaggaggtgaggaggCCGAAGCTGAGGTACTTGGAGTTCGtgcaggtggcggcggcgcaggccaCGATCTGCCTCGCGGGGCTCTACGGCCTGGCCAAGGACCACGCCGGCCCGCTCCGCCCcggcgtcgacgccgtcgagtCCGCCGTCAAGGGCGTCGTCGGCCCCGTCTACGGCCGCTTCCACGGCGTGCCCCTCGACGTCCTCGCCTTCGTCGACCGCAAGGTACCCCCACCTGCACACAATCCCGATTCCCCAACCCCTCTTTCACCCACCGTCCACGACACCGTCGGTCGGTCACGCCCGCTCACCGTTCTCCCACGAACCGACGGTGGTGCGGTTCGCTCGCTGGCCGAGGTGGCCgtccgctgcggcggcgcacgtTAGCAGGGGATGGGTGTCGTGTCGTTACCTTGCGCCGCTAGATTTTTTGGGTGCGCTGCATGATTGCTCCGACGCGGGGCCCCCGGGCAGGGATGGCTAACCTCAGCCATAGGATGGGTCATTTTCTTGGGGTGCGTGCCTGCGTGGTGGCTGGGGCCTACAAGGATGGGCAAGCTTTGGTGGAGAATTTGTCCCCGTACGGGATTCCCGTGGTGGTGCGTCGAGTCCGCCCCACGGTAGATTCCTTTGATTCCGGCGCATTCTAGCATCTGGCGGAGTCTCCGAGGTGACGAAGAACAGTGGTACAGCTTGCCGACGACTCCATTTCGATGTATTCCAATTTGATTTCATTGTGTTCTTGCTTGGCAATACAGAATATGGTTTTGAGGGTTGCTTCGTGTGGTAGTATTCGGTGCTACTAATTGTTATAGGAATTGAGTCTGTTTAGATTTGACTCCAAATTGATTTCAGTGCTGTTACTTGCAATGCATAGTTTGATTTTGAGGATTGCTTGTGGTAGAAATCGGTGCTAATTGTTCTAGGAATTTGGAAGCACGGTAGGAATTGTGTTCTTGCTGACCGATGTGGATTGAAAAATGGCAGGTGGATGATGCCGTGCAAGAGCTGGACCGACACCTCCCGCCGACGCTGAAGGCCGCCTCCGCCAAAGCTTGCGCCGTGGCCCGCGGCCTGCCGGACGTGGCGAGGGAGCTCACCGCCGAGGTGCAGCAGTCGGGCGTGACCGGCGGCGCACGCGTCGTGTACGGGAAGGTGGAGCCTGTGGCCAAGGACGTGTACGGGAAGATCCAGCCGGTGGCCAAGGACCTCTACGTGCGCTacgagccggcggcggagcaccTCGCCGTCTCCACCTGGCGCTCGCTGAACAACCTGCCGCTGTTCCCCCAGGTGGCGCAGATCGCCGTGCCTACCGCCGCCTACTGGGCCGAGAAGTACAACAAGGTGATCGCCGCCGCAGCTGACAAGGGTTACACCGGAGCACAGTACCTCCCCGCCATCCCCACCGAGCGCATCGCCAAGGTTTTCGGCGAGGGCAGCGCACCGcctgcgtcgtcgtcgtcaccggaGACCCAGCCGTTGCAGGGGGAGGCAGAGACCCAGTAGTGGAGGTCGTCAGGTCACCGCCTGAAGGTGGTGATGGGTAGCCTTCGCCTGAAGTCCTGAAC includes:
- the LOC102705360 gene encoding stress-related protein, translating into MAEPNPQVEREVEVEQEEEVRRPKLRYLEFVQVAAAQATICLAGLYGLAKDHAGPLRPGVDAVESAVKGVVGPVYGRFHGVPLDVLAFVDRKVDDAVQELDRHLPPTLKAASAKACAVARGLPDVARELTAEVQQSGVTGGARVVYGKVEPVAKDVYGKIQPVAKDLYVRYEPAAEHLAVSTWRSLNNLPLFPQVAQIAVPTAAYWAEKYNKVIAAAADKGYTGAQYLPAIPTERIAKVFGEGSAPPASSSSPETQPLQGEAETQ